In Halobaculum sp. XH14, a single genomic region encodes these proteins:
- a CDS encoding 2-amino-3,7-dideoxy-D-threo-hept-6-ulosonate synthase, translated as MTFPGLDARLDRISTADRFLIVPMDHGITMGAVKGLKDIEATIDGVTRGGADAVLTQRGIAERVHGNTNGAGYIAHLNASTTIGPDENDKRPTGTVKGAIRAGADAVSMHINVGSTYEPGQIEHLARLTEDAADYGMPVLAMAYARGPGVEGDDPEALGHAVRLAEELDADVVKTGYSGDGDGFRHVVESTRLPVVIAGGSKGTDRETVEMVRGAMDGGAAGVSMGRSIFQHDDPEAITSAVSAVVHEDADVENALSAAGL; from the coding sequence ATGACGTTCCCGGGACTCGACGCACGACTCGACAGGATTTCGACGGCGGATCGGTTCCTCATCGTTCCGATGGACCACGGCATCACGATGGGTGCCGTGAAGGGGCTCAAGGACATCGAAGCGACCATCGACGGGGTGACCCGCGGGGGCGCGGACGCGGTGCTCACCCAGCGTGGCATCGCCGAGCGCGTCCACGGCAACACGAACGGTGCGGGCTACATCGCCCACCTGAACGCCTCGACGACCATCGGCCCCGACGAGAACGACAAGCGACCGACGGGCACCGTGAAGGGGGCCATCCGCGCCGGCGCGGACGCCGTCTCGATGCACATCAACGTCGGTTCGACGTACGAACCCGGTCAGATCGAACACCTCGCACGGCTCACGGAGGACGCGGCCGACTACGGGATGCCGGTGCTGGCGATGGCGTACGCCCGCGGCCCGGGCGTCGAGGGGGACGACCCGGAGGCGCTGGGCCACGCGGTCCGACTGGCCGAGGAACTCGACGCCGACGTGGTGAAGACGGGCTACTCGGGCGACGGCGACGGCTTCCGGCACGTCGTCGAGTCGACGCGCCTGCCGGTCGTCATCGCCGGCGGGAGCAAGGGCACCGACCGCGAGACGGTGGAGATGGTCCGGGGCGCGATGGACGGGGGCGCGGCCGGCGTCTCGATGGGCCGCTCCATCTTCCAGCACGACGACCCCGAAGCGATCACCTCGGCAGTCTCGGCTGTCGTCCACGAGGACGCCGACGTGGAGAACGCGCTCTCGGCCGCGGGACTGTAG
- a CDS encoding HAD family hydrolase, whose protein sequence is MTVLFDLDGTLCVSNQSTDALLDAAFETAGVERYCGPSDLRSASEVIDPAESDVAFYERCLRVAAERADAEHANPADAHAVARAYDDAIDHRSVSFRDGAATALDAAIDSDRRIGLVTNGARETQRLKLDSLGIADRFETHVYADPELGLKPDPYPFELALSDLEAEPAGTTYVGNSLRADVGGANALGMETVWTPVGDDDRDPDDPTPDHTLSSLAGLATLL, encoded by the coding sequence GTGACGGTCCTGTTCGACCTGGACGGCACGCTCTGTGTGAGCAACCAGTCCACCGACGCCCTCCTCGATGCGGCCTTCGAAACGGCCGGCGTCGAGCGGTACTGCGGCCCGAGTGACCTGAGAAGCGCCTCGGAGGTCATCGACCCCGCCGAGTCCGACGTGGCGTTCTACGAGCGCTGTCTCCGCGTCGCCGCCGAACGCGCCGACGCCGAGCACGCGAACCCGGCCGACGCCCACGCCGTCGCGCGGGCCTACGACGACGCGATCGACCACCGGTCCGTGTCGTTCCGCGACGGGGCCGCGACGGCCCTCGATGCCGCCATCGACTCCGACCGACGGATCGGGCTGGTGACCAACGGGGCGCGGGAGACCCAGCGGCTGAAGCTCGACTCGCTCGGCATCGCCGACCGGTTCGAGACCCACGTGTACGCCGACCCCGAACTGGGACTCAAGCCCGACCCGTACCCGTTCGAACTGGCGCTCTCGGACCTGGAGGCGGAGCCCGCGGGGACGACGTACGTCGGAAACTCGCTCCGGGCGGACGTCGGCGGCGCGAACGCGCTCGGCATGGAGACCGTGTGGACGCCCGTCGGTGACGACGACCGCGACCCGGACGATCCGACGCCCGACCACACGCTGTCGTCGCTCGCCGGACTGGCGACGCTGTTGTAA
- the trpB gene encoding tryptophan synthase subunit beta yields the protein MTGSESRSGDGSFGGYGGQYVPEALMPAIEELTDAYERYVLGNEDGFLDEFRRRLRDFGGRPTPLQRAERLSERYDTEVYLKREDLVHGGAHKLNNALGQVLLAKYMGKERIVAETGAGQHGTATAMAAAHLGMPCEVYMGERDINRQRPNVFRMKLNDAEVTPVTTGRGTLKEAISETMRDWASNVEDTHYVIGSVVGPHPFPSMVRDFQAVISEEARAQVREGAGGLPDAVLACAGGGSNTMGAFHRFVGDDGVDMYAVEAGGSSLDVDEAAGVAPNSASLSIGSEGVLHGARTKLLQDRHGQIVESHSISSGLDYAGVGPELAHLVDEGRVTPVSVDDDAALEAFHRLSQEEGIIPALETAHAFGYLHEHHADLGGVVIVNVSGRGDKDLESVIEETAERDVPNAPDMSVFEGGL from the coding sequence ATGACGGGGAGCGAATCCCGTTCGGGCGACGGCAGTTTCGGGGGGTACGGCGGTCAGTACGTCCCCGAGGCGCTGATGCCGGCCATCGAGGAGTTGACCGACGCGTACGAGCGGTACGTCCTGGGGAACGAGGACGGGTTTCTGGACGAGTTCCGGCGTCGACTCCGGGACTTCGGCGGCAGGCCGACGCCGCTCCAGCGCGCCGAACGGCTCTCCGAGCGGTACGACACCGAGGTGTATCTCAAGCGCGAGGACCTCGTCCACGGCGGGGCGCACAAGTTGAACAACGCGCTCGGGCAGGTGCTGCTGGCGAAGTACATGGGCAAGGAGCGAATCGTCGCGGAGACGGGCGCGGGCCAGCACGGCACCGCGACGGCGATGGCGGCCGCCCACCTCGGGATGCCCTGCGAGGTGTACATGGGCGAGCGAGACATCAACCGGCAGCGGCCGAACGTGTTCCGGATGAAGCTCAACGACGCGGAGGTGACGCCGGTCACGACCGGCCGCGGGACGCTGAAGGAGGCCATCTCCGAGACGATGCGCGACTGGGCGAGCAACGTCGAAGACACCCACTACGTCATCGGCTCGGTCGTCGGCCCCCACCCGTTCCCGAGCATGGTCCGGGACTTCCAGGCGGTCATCTCCGAGGAGGCGCGCGCGCAGGTCCGGGAAGGGGCAGGAGGGCTCCCGGACGCCGTCCTCGCCTGCGCCGGTGGCGGCTCGAACACGATGGGCGCGTTCCACCGCTTCGTCGGCGACGACGGGGTGGATATGTACGCCGTCGAGGCCGGCGGGTCCTCGCTCGACGTGGACGAGGCGGCGGGCGTCGCGCCCAACTCGGCGTCGCTCTCGATCGGGTCGGAGGGCGTGCTCCACGGCGCGCGCACCAAGCTCCTGCAGGACCGACACGGCCAGATCGTCGAGTCCCACTCCATCTCCTCGGGGCTCGATTACGCCGGCGTCGGTCCGGAACTCGCCCACCTCGTCGACGAGGGCAGGGTCACGCCGGTCAGCGTCGACGACGACGCGGCCCTCGAGGCGTTCCACCGCCTCTCCCAGGAGGAGGGCATCATCCCCGCCCTGGAGACCGCCCACGCGTTCGGCTACCTGCACGAGCACCACGCGGACCTCGGTGGGGTGGTGATCGTGAACGTCTCCGGGCGCGGCGACAAGGACCTCGAGTCGGTCATCGAGGAGACCGCAGAGCGGGACGTGCCGAACGCGCCGGACATGAGCGTGTTCGAGGGGGGACTGTGA
- a CDS encoding rhodanese-like domain-containing protein: MGDVRKHAWDMAAEAEADGDVEVLAVEDAREEWDEDGRTIFLDVRDVRERWLEGAVPGDTHAPRGMLEFWADPETEYYRDYFETDRRFVCYCNEGGRSALAAKVLDEMGFEDVAHVEGGFTAWQESGFETTEVEQADYS, encoded by the coding sequence ATGGGAGACGTTCGCAAGCACGCCTGGGACATGGCAGCCGAGGCCGAGGCCGACGGTGACGTGGAGGTGCTCGCCGTCGAAGACGCGCGGGAGGAGTGGGACGAGGACGGGCGGACCATCTTCCTCGACGTGCGCGACGTCCGGGAGCGCTGGCTGGAGGGCGCAGTCCCGGGGGACACCCACGCGCCGCGCGGGATGCTGGAGTTCTGGGCCGATCCGGAGACGGAGTACTACCGGGACTACTTCGAGACGGACCGCCGGTTCGTCTGTTACTGCAACGAGGGCGGTCGCTCGGCGCTCGCGGCGAAAGTGCTGGACGAGATGGGGTTCGAGGACGTCGCCCACGTCGAGGGCGGATTCACGGCCTGGCAGGAGTCCGGCTTCGAGACGACCGAGGTCGAACAGGCGGACTACTCGTAG
- a CDS encoding MGMT family protein translates to MDDTDTGVYARESDRLGRAVELGVAGGRALSVSFPESLPPDAGSDHPTLDRLFAYLDGEEDSFSDVTLAITVPTEQRRVLDAVGNVPYGDTVTLELVVRMTSGLDHEADADLETAREALRANPVPIFVPDHRVTDATGATPPDVAETLRGIES, encoded by the coding sequence ATGGACGACACCGACACCGGCGTGTACGCACGCGAGTCGGACCGGCTGGGCCGGGCGGTCGAACTCGGCGTGGCCGGCGGACGGGCCCTCTCGGTCTCGTTTCCCGAATCCCTGCCGCCGGACGCCGGCTCGGACCATCCGACGCTCGACCGGCTGTTCGCGTACCTCGATGGCGAGGAGGACTCGTTCTCGGACGTGACGCTCGCCATCACCGTCCCCACCGAGCAGCGCCGCGTGCTCGACGCCGTGGGGAACGTCCCCTACGGCGACACGGTCACGCTCGAGCTCGTCGTTCGGATGACGTCGGGGCTGGACCACGAGGCCGATGCCGACCTGGAGACGGCGCGGGAGGCGCTCCGGGCGAACCCGGTTCCGATCTTCGTACCGGACCACCGGGTGACGGACGCGACGGGGGCGACGCCGCCGGACGTGGCGGAGACGCTCCGCGGGATCGAGTCCTGA
- a CDS encoding CPBP family intramembrane glutamic endopeptidase — protein sequence MPEWTTFAGLTGVVLLLLLVLARLTQEAVGGGTADVGSDRSGDAHSTGSAPDSNRNRNPKSDFFAEEWRWGPDERAVTRESRPSEEQSGPAGPRSADAQNVLDAPGSEDTSHPPGPTRPELADLPQPALLANVALSQGLFGLVLVIGAWWAEIPLSALGLDPVATPKLLGIGLGLGLLLWVANELAGRVGARFGVDGGERLRELLAPDTPGGWVLLLAGVLPLVALFEEFLFRAALVGVLGAGFGLPAWLLIAGSSVAFAVGHGAQGRAGMLVTGTLGAVLAVAFVATGSLLVVVVAHYLVNALEFLVHEGRTPGV from the coding sequence GTGCCCGAGTGGACGACGTTCGCGGGGCTGACGGGCGTCGTCCTCCTGCTGTTACTCGTTCTCGCGCGACTCACCCAGGAAGCGGTCGGCGGCGGGACCGCCGACGTCGGGTCGGATCGGTCCGGCGACGCGCACTCGACAGGATCGGCTCCCGACTCGAACCGGAACCGGAACCCGAAATCGGACTTCTTCGCCGAGGAGTGGCGATGGGGCCCCGACGAGAGGGCGGTCACGCGGGAGTCACGGCCGTCCGAGGAGCAGAGTGGTCCCGCCGGACCGCGGTCGGCAGACGCGCAAAACGTCCTCGACGCGCCCGGCAGTGAGGACACGAGTCACCCCCCGGGCCCGACCCGGCCAGAACTCGCCGACCTCCCGCAGCCGGCGTTGCTGGCCAACGTCGCGCTCTCGCAGGGGCTGTTCGGACTCGTCCTCGTCATCGGCGCCTGGTGGGCAGAGATCCCCCTCTCCGCGCTCGGACTCGATCCGGTCGCGACGCCGAAACTGCTCGGGATCGGCCTCGGTCTCGGGCTCCTGTTGTGGGTCGCGAACGAACTCGCGGGTCGCGTCGGCGCACGGTTCGGCGTCGACGGCGGCGAACGGCTCCGGGAACTGCTCGCCCCGGACACGCCCGGCGGGTGGGTGCTGTTGCTGGCGGGCGTGCTGCCGCTCGTCGCGCTGTTCGAGGAGTTCCTGTTCCGGGCCGCGCTCGTCGGGGTGCTCGGCGCGGGGTTCGGTCTCCCGGCCTGGCTCCTGATCGCCGGCTCGTCGGTCGCGTTCGCGGTCGGGCACGGCGCGCAGGGGCGGGCCGGGATGCTCGTGACGGGGACGCTGGGAGCCGTTCTCGCGGTCGCGTTCGTGGCGACCGGGAGCCTCCTCGTCGTGGTCGTCGCACACTACCTCGTGAACGCGCTGGAGTTCCTCGTCCACGAGGGACGGACGCCGGGCGTCTGA
- the trpA gene encoding tryptophan synthase subunit alpha, translating to MSDGDLSSAFADGPAFVPYLAVGDPDYESSLTHVEALERGGADAIELGLPFSEPIAEGPTIQEAVVRSLEAGMTPDRFFEFVADLDVDVPLVCMTYYNLVYQYGTEQGPRPFVERAAEVGLSGFVVPDLPAEEAGPLRAACDEFGLDLIAIVAPTTDEDRLEKLVSVSSGYLYVQARLGVTGAQASVSGQTAASIDRLSDVDLPKAVGFGISSGEQAATVVEAGADGVIVGSALVDIVAEGVENDDPTGAVADRLESLAAELSAGAERGFEQRAPEPEGESE from the coding sequence GTGTCCGACGGTGACCTCTCCTCGGCGTTCGCCGACGGCCCGGCGTTCGTCCCGTACCTCGCGGTCGGCGACCCGGACTACGAGTCGTCGCTGACACACGTCGAGGCGCTGGAACGCGGCGGTGCCGACGCCATCGAACTCGGCCTGCCGTTCTCGGAGCCGATCGCGGAGGGGCCGACGATCCAGGAGGCGGTCGTCCGCTCGCTCGAGGCGGGCATGACGCCCGACCGGTTCTTCGAGTTCGTCGCGGACCTCGACGTGGACGTGCCGCTCGTCTGTATGACGTACTACAATCTGGTGTACCAGTACGGGACCGAACAGGGACCGCGCCCGTTCGTCGAGCGGGCGGCCGAGGTTGGCCTCTCAGGGTTCGTGGTGCCGGACCTCCCGGCCGAGGAGGCCGGGCCGCTGCGGGCGGCGTGCGACGAGTTCGGCCTCGACCTGATCGCGATCGTCGCGCCGACGACCGACGAGGACCGGCTGGAGAAACTGGTGTCCGTCTCCTCGGGCTACCTCTACGTCCAGGCGCGGCTCGGCGTCACCGGCGCTCAGGCGTCCGTATCCGGGCAGACCGCGGCGTCGATCGACAGGCTCTCGGACGTCGATCTGCCCAAGGCAGTCGGGTTCGGTATCTCCTCGGGCGAGCAGGCGGCGACGGTCGTCGAGGCGGGCGCGGACGGCGTCATCGTCGGCTCCGCGCTCGTCGATATCGTCGCCGAGGGGGTCGAGAACGACGACCCGACCGGCGCGGTGGCCGACCGGCTCGAATCGCTCGCCGCGGAGCTGTCGGCCGGAGCCGAGCGAGGCTTCGAGCAAAGAGCGCCGGAACCGGAAGGCGAATCAGAATGA
- the trpC gene encoding indole-3-glycerol phosphate synthase: protein MNTTNDGLAPAVRSILATAAERSGGNERLAVEARPLEDAFAAAEADGRVPVIAEVKPTSPTTDGERTDDPVELAEAMVAGGAAAVSVLTEPEHFGGSTVTLERVRNAVDVPILRKDFLLEEAHLDAVAADVVLLIARFVGADLPDLVSAARERGFRPLVEVHDADELALALEADADLIGVNNRDLAALEVDLSTFESVAPDVPDDVTLVAESGITTPSDARRMRAAGADGLLVGSAIVDAAGEFGDDEASDDDGKGERPSEGTADVRENTRRFTRAEAEGEP from the coding sequence ATGAACACTACGAACGACGGGCTCGCGCCGGCGGTGCGGTCCATCCTCGCGACCGCCGCCGAGCGCTCGGGCGGCAACGAGCGCCTGGCGGTCGAGGCGCGCCCGCTCGAGGACGCGTTCGCCGCCGCCGAGGCCGACGGCCGCGTCCCGGTCATCGCCGAGGTGAAGCCGACAAGCCCGACGACCGACGGCGAGCGGACCGACGACCCGGTCGAACTCGCCGAGGCGATGGTCGCGGGCGGCGCGGCCGCCGTGTCGGTTCTCACGGAACCCGAGCACTTCGGGGGGAGCACGGTGACGCTCGAACGGGTTCGGAACGCCGTGGACGTCCCCATCCTGCGGAAGGACTTTCTCCTCGAGGAGGCCCACCTCGACGCCGTGGCGGCGGACGTCGTCCTCCTCATCGCGCGCTTCGTCGGTGCGGACCTGCCCGACCTCGTCTCGGCGGCCCGCGAGCGCGGGTTCCGGCCGCTCGTGGAGGTCCACGACGCCGACGAACTCGCCCTGGCCCTGGAGGCCGACGCCGACCTGATCGGCGTCAACAACCGCGACCTCGCGGCCCTCGAAGTCGACCTCTCGACGTTCGAGTCGGTCGCGCCCGACGTCCCCGACGACGTGACGCTCGTCGCGGAGTCGGGCATCACCACGCCCTCGGACGCCCGGCGGATGCGCGCGGCTGGCGCGGACGGTCTGCTCGTCGGGTCGGCCATCGTGGACGCGGCCGGCGAGTTCGGGGACGATGAGGCGAGCGACGACGACGGGAAGGGGGAGCGCCCGAGCGAGGGGACCGCGGACGTCCGCGAGAACACCCGCCGCTTTACCCGTGCGGAAGCCGAGGGGGAGCCATGA